The Microcystis aeruginosa NIES-843 sequence AGCCCGACTTTAGAAATTTAGGGGGAAAACTAAAAGAAATACTAATTAAAGCGTTGATGACAGAACAGGGGGAAATATGTTGTTATTGTGAAAGTCGATTGGTTTATGGTGAATGCCATATAGAACATTTTAAACCTCAGAGTGATCCCACTGTTGATCCCTTAGATTATGCCAATTTGCTATGTTCCTGTCAGGCAAATCTTACGCCTAGTGAACCTCGGCACTGTGGTAATCTAAAAAATAACTGGTTTGATGAAAATCTCTTAATCTCTCCACTTAATCCCGATTGTGAGTCTCACTTTGCCTTTAACTATGATGGTACAATTAAACCCGCACAAGAAGATGATCAAAAAGCAATTAATACTATCGAAAAGTTGGGATTAAACCTCAATAAACTCAAGGCACTTCGTAAGGCAGCCATCGATCCTTTTTTGGATGAGGAGATAGATAATGCTCAATTAAAAGTTTTTGTCAATGGATATTTATGCTTAGATGATCAACAAAGATACACTCCTTTCTGGACAACAATCAAATATCTGTTCAGCGATTTAATTGAATAATCTTTCCTTTACAAAAATACAAGGATTATTATAAAAGTTTAGATAAACAAGAAAAAATATCAAGTCTTATGAAGATTATTCAAGAATTATCTCAAAAGTCAACAATTGATGAGATTCTGGCCAGATAATTGGGATGGAGGGGTGAATCAACCTGATCCGAAAAAGAGATTGTTGTCGAGAGTCGGAGAGAAAAGCAATGAATATCAAGGATACGTTACACAATTTTGTCCAGTACCTAACGGAGGCTTTTGCTCGCATTTTTAGCCCCAACAATGATGAGTATCCCGATGTGGGGATGCAGCCTTTTGATTCTGAACCTTACCATGCTCCCAAGAGTAATTCTTAACTAAAAATGACAGATAGTTGCTTTGAGATAAAAGTTATGGGTAGGGATAATAACCCTACCTGATTTTATAGAAAAATAATTAATCCTCTGCTTGCCAATCGGGACAACTATCACTATCCCAACCGTAGGGATGGAAACCGCAGACGAGAAGATTACCTCCGTAGATATAACCGTGATAATTACGGCAACCGATACAAGCAGGATGGGTGTTAGGATCGGGGTTAACCTTAGGAGTGAGGGTAAAATCCGAGGGTTCATCTAATTCCGAAAATAGGGACTCATCGAGGTTAAAAAATTCTTCTAATTCCTGGGGTAAAACCTCTTGAATAAACTGTTCCAGATCGATGATAATTTCCTCATTGATTTCTTCGATAGTTTGGGTAACTTCTTGGAAAAAAGTTTCAATTCCCAGTGCCACAGTTTCGATCACTTCCCAAAAATCTTTCGGCCAATCGTTCATGTTTATACTTGCATCCCTTGTCTGGTAATAATTAATTATTTGTCGCTAAAATCTAGGTTTTAATCCCGTTGCAGTTTCCGTAATTCCTCCTGAAGACGTTCCACCTGTTGCCGCAATTCATCTACTTTTGGATCGGCTGCTTTGGTGTCCTCCTCATCTTCAATAATTTCTATCCGTCGGGGTTCATGGGGAATATTAGATTCGTTACCTGCCACCGTTTGCTGTTGTGCCTGTTTCACCAACTCATCAACGTATTTGCGCGCTTCTTCTGTCGTCATTTCGCCGCGAGAAATCATTTCATCGGCTAATTTTTGGGCTTGATTTCTTAATTCTTGTAAATTTACTTCAGCTTTTTCGGCGGCATAAGTAGCAATGCCTACGCCCAAATAAACTGCTTTTTTGACTAAATCACCTAAGTTCGCCATAGCAAAAATCCTGAATCGATCGCTCTTACTTCCTAGAATAAACGATCCTTCTCCCAAATGGAGATGGGTTTTGGGAGTGAGTGAACAGTGAACAGTAAACAGTAATCAGTGAACGCTTGCGCCGCTAATGTAACACCGTGAACATTTTTCAGCCAATATCCAAGAGAGCCATCGGTGAACTGAAAACTCATACTAAATCCGTTGAGTATAAGCTAGTTATGAGGAGAGGCACTCATGCAAAAGGCAAGAGGCAAAAGGGAGAATAAATAATCAGTTTTTAATAAACGGATTTAGTATCACATCTGATAACTGATAACTGGTAACTGGTAACTGATAACTGATGAGGTAAAGTTTTGTAAATAGATGCGGTGGTGGCGACACCAAAATTGATCGCTATAAAGATTAAATTTTAGTCAAATTGCTGGTTTTTCGCCCTCAAAACGACGATAGAGCCTCATCAGGTCATTTTTGACCTAAATAGTTTGATTAAGCTCAAAATAACTAAATATTGCGGATAGCTGCCGGCAGCTGGCTGCCGGCTGAATCGATTTGTGTTCATCCTCAGCAAAGATTTAAACTAAAGAATCGAGACAAGATTCCCGATTTAATCACAAAAAACTATGTTTCCTATTCATCGCCCCCGTCGTCTGCGTCAAACCCCTCAAATGCGCCGTCTGGTGAGTGAAACCGTCTTGACAGCCAATGACTTTATCTATCCCCTTTTCGCCACGGCGGGGGAAGGTATTGCCCGAGAAGTCAAATCGATGCCGGGGGTGTACCAATTATCAATCGATAAAATTGTTGACGAAGCCAAGGAAGTGCGGGATTTAGGAATCCCAGCGATTATTTTATTCGGGCTGCCGGAAAGTAAAGACACAGAGGCGACGGGAGCATGGCACGATCATGGTATTGTCCAAAAAGCGGCCACAGCAATTAAAGAGGCAGTTCCCGATCTACTCATTGTCGCTGATACTTGTTTGTGTGAATATACTAACCACGGTCATTGTGGTTATCTACAAACGGGAGATTTAACCGGCAGGGTGTTAAACGATCCCACTCTGGGATTATTGCAAAAAACCGCCGTTTCCCAGGTAAAAGCGGGAGTGGATATCATTGCACCGTCGGGAATGATGGATGGTTTTGTGCAGGCAATTCGTCAAGGATTGGATGAGGCCGGTTATAGTGATACACCGATTCTTTCCTATACGGCTAAATATGCCTCTGCCTATTATGGGCCGTTTCGGGATGCCGCCGATTCTACCCCCCAATTCGGCGATCGCAGAACCTACCAAATGGATCCGGGTAATGCCAGGGAAGCTTTAAAAGAGGTGGAATTAGACGTATTAGAGGGAGCAGATATGTTAATGGTAAAACCTGCCCTGTCTTACCTGGATATTATCTGGAGAATCAAGGAAATGACTAATTTACCCGTGGCTGCCTACAATGTATCGGGGGAATATTCAATGATTAAAGCGGCGGCGTTAAATGGCTGGATTGACGAAAAACGAGTGACTTTAGAGACTTTAACCAGCTTTAAACGGGCGGGTGCCGATATTATCTTAACCTACCACGCTAAGGATGCCGTGCGCTGGTTAGCAGAGGGTTAAACTTGATGATTGAACCCACCATGCCGATCAGGATAAGGGGGTGGTGAGGTTGCTACTCTTAATTCTAGGGATTACCTGAAAAAAATACTGGCTCTTCTCGAATTTTTTGTGTGACAATTTTTGCTTATGTAATCCTGAAGTGCTTATTTGGCAAGACTTTTAGGACTACTTTGCGGATATTCTATCAGTATAGACCTCGTTTCCACACAGAAACCAGAAGAGCCAAAATACTTTCCAACGATTGAGTTCAGGAGCGGTAGATAACCTCTCATTCCAGCAACTACATAGGGCTGGCTGAATAAATCTAAAAACTTTGTTGGGTAAGACTTTTAGACCTTTTGTCAATCAAAAAGTACTGGATCTGGGAGTGATCGGGGGGAAATTTAGGCACTTTTTCCCTGAAAATTAGGTAATTGGCCACCTCAAAACTGGTAAAACCCCACACCCCACACCCCACACCCCACACCCTGCCCCCAGGAAAAACTTTTTCAGCAAACCCTACATAGCGCACTGCTGCAACAATTTGTAACCGATCGTGGAATCTATGATGCTTTTTATTTTTGGATGTTCAAGTGCCGACGGTTCCACAGTTTTAGTCCTTCAAACCAGAAAATACTGACAACTCCAGAAACTAAGCTGACCAGCAAATCATCAGTATGTAGAAATGAAAAGCTGAACAGGTGTCGTAGCAGGGGAACATAGAGAACTAATCCCAAAAACAGGAGTCCACCGCCGATCACCCACCACAAAGCCTGATTAGGAGCTTGGAGCATTTCTGGAATCGTTCGGGACCAGGAACGATTGGTTAAGATCATAGCGAGGTTGGAGATAATCAATGTCGTAAATGCTAAGGCACGAGCATCAAATTCACTATTGCCGTTGTTATAGGCGATCGCAAATACAATAACCAGTACCACTAAAACGCTGGTTCCTTGAAGCAAGGCCAATCGCAACGTCCGACGACTGAACAAGGGTTCTTTGGGATTACGGGGGGGGCGACGCATAATATCGCTTTCTGCCGGTTCAGCTTCAAACACAACCGTGCAGGCCGGATCGATAATTAAGTGCAGAAAGGCAATGTGGATCGGGAGTAGCACCAAGGGCCAGCCAAACATGACTGGAATCAAGGACATACCGGCGATCGGAACGTGAACGGCCAAGGTATAGGCCATCCCCTTTTTCAGGTTGTCAAAGATACGTCTGCCCAGTTTGACCGATTCGACGATGGATGAAAAATCATCTTTCAACAGGACCAGATCGGCAGACTCTCGCGCTACATCGGTACCCCGTTCACCCATGGCAATGCCGATATGGGCAGACTTGAGGGCCGGGGCATCGTTGACACCATCACCGGTCATGGCCACAATTTCCCCGGAGCGTTTCAGTGCATTGACAATCAATAGTTTTTGTTCGGGGACGACACGGGCAAAGATGTTGGTGCTTTGAATGCGATCGCGCAGTTCCGACTCACCCATTTGCTCCAGTTCCCTACCGGTGATCACCTTGTCTAAAGGCCTGAGTCCAATCTGACGGGCAATGTTCTGGGCTGTTACCGGATAATCACCCGTAATCATGACAACGCGAATTCCCGCACCATAGCATTCGGAGATCGCAGGTGCAACAGTAGGGCGCACCGGGTCTTCCAGGCCGATGAGTCCCACAAATTCAAACTCAAAGTCGTGTTGTTGCACAGGTAAGCGATCGTCAGATTCCAAGTAGGCTAGAGGCCCAGATGACTCAAGAGCGTGAGTTTTGGGTAATGTTCCAATTTTGCGTCCTTGAGCGACTCCCAGAACTCGCAAACCTTCTCTGGCCATGGACTGGATCTGTTCGGCAAGCTCCTGTTGTTGAATCGGGCTGAAATGGCAGAGATCAGCGATCGCTTCTGGGGCCCCTTTTGCCGCAACGGTAAGCTCCCCCGTCAGGGATTCCCAGACACAGGACATGGCCAAGAGATCGGT is a genomic window containing:
- a CDS encoding phasin family protein, coding for MANLGDLVKKAVYLGVGIATYAAEKAEVNLQELRNQAQKLADEMISRGEMTTEEARKYVDELVKQAQQQTVAGNESNIPHEPRRIEIIEDEEDTKAADPKVDELRQQVERLQEELRKLQRD
- a CDS encoding retron system putative HNH endonuclease — its product is MERASYSDWQPDFRNLGGKLKEILIKALMTEQGEICCYCESRLVYGECHIEHFKPQSDPTVDPLDYANLLCSCQANLTPSEPRHCGNLKNNWFDENLLISPLNPDCESHFAFNYDGTIKPAQEDDQKAINTIEKLGLNLNKLKALRKAAIDPFLDEEIDNAQLKVFVNGYLCLDDQQRYTPFWTTIKYLFSDLIE
- the hemB gene encoding porphobilinogen synthase, which translates into the protein MFPIHRPRRLRQTPQMRRLVSETVLTANDFIYPLFATAGEGIAREVKSMPGVYQLSIDKIVDEAKEVRDLGIPAIILFGLPESKDTEATGAWHDHGIVQKAATAIKEAVPDLLIVADTCLCEYTNHGHCGYLQTGDLTGRVLNDPTLGLLQKTAVSQVKAGVDIIAPSGMMDGFVQAIRQGLDEAGYSDTPILSYTAKYASAYYGPFRDAADSTPQFGDRRTYQMDPGNAREALKEVELDVLEGADMLMVKPALSYLDIIWRIKEMTNLPVAAYNVSGEYSMIKAAALNGWIDEKRVTLETLTSFKRAGADIILTYHAKDAVRWLAEG
- a CDS encoding cation-translocating P-type ATPase, translating into MVAPMQNRQFNGLSSQEAGDRLKQHGYNELPSTQHRTFLRIALDIIQEPIFLLLIACGVIYLFLGDAQEALILLGFVFFIIGINLYQEQKTERSLEALRDLSSPRALVIRDGERQRIAGREVVQGDLIVVEEGDRVPADAILLWSTHLTIDESLLTGESVPVRKRTIQLEEDPEKLSATLRPGGDDLPTVYSGTLAVQGQGIAQVQATGIHTEMGKIGKALQTVEPEDTVLQKETRRIVGKLTMIALAICAAVVVIYGLTRADWLHGFLAGLALAMAILPNEIPVVLAIFLALGAWRFSQKQVLTRRIPVVETLGSVTVLCVDKTGTLTLNQMAVKQLLVYSGSNAYLYDVTLHEREPLPEVLHPLIEFGILASRKDPFDPMEKALQQIGWDYLAKTEHLHSDWQLLREYPLSTDLLAMSCVWESLTGELTVAAKGAPEAIADLCHFSPIQQQELAEQIQSMAREGLRVLGVAQGRKIGTLPKTHALESSGPLAYLESDDRLPVQQHDFEFEFVGLIGLEDPVRPTVAPAISECYGAGIRVVMITGDYPVTAQNIARQIGLRPLDKVITGRELEQMGESELRDRIQSTNIFARVVPEQKLLIVNALKRSGEIVAMTGDGVNDAPALKSAHIGIAMGERGTDVARESADLVLLKDDFSSIVESVKLGRRIFDNLKKGMAYTLAVHVPIAGMSLIPVMFGWPLVLLPIHIAFLHLIIDPACTVVFEAEPAESDIMRRPPRNPKEPLFSRRTLRLALLQGTSVLVVLVIVFAIAYNNGNSEFDARALAFTTLIISNLAMILTNRSWSRTIPEMLQAPNQALWWVIGGGLLFLGLVLYVPLLRHLFSFSFLHTDDLLVSLVSGVVSIFWFEGLKLWNRRHLNIQK